Proteins from a single region of Streptomyces glaucescens:
- a CDS encoding RNA polymerase-binding protein RbpA, translated as MASGNAIRGSRVGAGPMGEAERGESAPRLRISFWCSNGHETQPSFASDAQVPDTWDCPRCGFPAGQDRDNPPDPPRTEPYKTHLAYVRERRSDADGEAILAEALAKLRGEI; from the coding sequence GTGGCAAGTGGCAACGCGATCCGAGGAAGCCGGGTCGGGGCGGGGCCGATGGGTGAGGCCGAACGCGGCGAGTCCGCGCCGCGTCTGCGCATCTCCTTCTGGTGCTCCAACGGGCACGAGACGCAGCCGAGCTTCGCCAGCGACGCGCAGGTCCCCGACACCTGGGACTGCCCGCGCTGCGGCTTCCCGGCCGGACAGGACCGGGACAACCCGCCGGACCCGCCGCGCACCGAGCCCTACAAGACGCACCTCGCGTACGTCCGGGAGCGGCGCAGCGACGCGGACGGCGAGGCGATCCTCGCCGAGGCGCTCGCCAAACTCCGGGGCGAGATCTGA
- the secG gene encoding preprotein translocase subunit SecG, with product MGFSIALIVFSLLLMLLVLMHKGKGGGLSDMFGGGMQSSVGGSSVAERNLDRITVVVGLLWFACIVVLGLLVKVG from the coding sequence ATGGGGTTCTCGATCGCCCTGATCGTCTTCAGCCTGCTGCTGATGCTGCTGGTGCTGATGCACAAGGGGAAGGGCGGCGGCCTCTCCGACATGTTCGGTGGCGGCATGCAGTCCTCCGTCGGCGGCTCCTCGGTCGCCGAGCGCAACCTCGACCGCATCACCGTCGTGGTCGGTCTGCTGTGGTTCGCGTGCATCGTCGTGCTCGGCCTCCTGGTGAAGGTCGGCTGA
- the tpiA gene encoding triose-phosphate isomerase, which produces MSTRTPLMAGNWKMNLNHLEAIAHVQKLAFALADKDYEAVEVAVLPPFTDLRSVQTLVDGDKLKIKYGAQDISAHDSGAYTGEISGSMLAKLKCTYVAVGHSERRQYHAETDEIVNAKVKAAYKHGLTPILCVGEELEVREAGNHVAHTLAQVEGGLKDVPAEQAETIVIAYEPVWAIGTGKVCGAEDAQEVCAAIRGRIAELYSQEAADKVRIQYGGSVKAGNVAEIMAQADIDGALVGGASLDADEFVRIVRFRDQ; this is translated from the coding sequence ATGAGCACGCGCACGCCGCTGATGGCGGGCAACTGGAAGATGAACCTCAACCACCTGGAGGCCATCGCCCACGTCCAGAAGCTCGCCTTCGCCCTCGCGGACAAGGACTACGAGGCCGTCGAGGTCGCCGTCCTGCCGCCCTTCACCGACCTGCGCTCCGTGCAGACCCTGGTCGACGGCGACAAGCTCAAGATCAAGTACGGTGCCCAGGACATCTCGGCGCACGACTCCGGCGCCTACACCGGCGAGATCTCCGGCTCGATGCTGGCCAAGCTGAAGTGCACGTACGTGGCGGTCGGCCACTCCGAGCGCCGGCAGTACCACGCCGAGACCGACGAGATCGTCAACGCCAAGGTCAAGGCCGCCTACAAGCACGGGCTGACCCCGATCCTGTGCGTCGGCGAGGAGCTGGAGGTCCGTGAGGCGGGCAACCACGTCGCCCACACCCTCGCCCAGGTCGAGGGCGGCCTGAAGGACGTCCCGGCCGAGCAGGCCGAGACGATCGTGATCGCCTACGAGCCCGTGTGGGCCATCGGCACCGGCAAGGTCTGCGGCGCCGAGGACGCCCAGGAGGTCTGCGCCGCCATCCGCGGCAGGATCGCCGAGCTGTACTCGCAGGAGGCGGCCGACAAGGTCCGCATCCAGTACGGCGGCTCCGTCAAGGCCGGCAACGTCGCCGAGATCATGGCGCAGGCCGACATCGACGGCGCGCTGGTCGGCGGCGCCTCGCTGGACGCGGACGAGTTCGTCAGGATCGTGCGCTTCCGCGACCAGTGA
- a CDS encoding phosphoglycerate kinase produces MKTIDELLADGVAGKRVFVRADLNVPLDGTTITDDGRIRAVLPTVKALAEAGARVVVASHLGRPKGAPDPAFSLAPAAARLGELLGADVTFATDTVGESATSTVAGLADGQVAVIENLRFNAGETSKDDAERDAFAGQLAALADVYVGDGFGAVHRKHASVFDLPKKLPHYAGYLIATEVGVLKKLTEDVKRPYVVALGGAKVSDKLAVIDQLLGKADRLLIGGGMAYTFLKAKGHEVGISLLQEDQIPAVKEYLERAEKNGVELVLPVDVLVSPEFPDLKAKAPTHFTTVAADAIPADQEGLDIGPETRKLYASKLADAATVFWNGPMGVFEHPDYAEGTKAVAQALIDSPGFTVVGGGDSAAAVRTLGFDEKASSGGKFDHISTGGGASLEYLEGKTLPGLAALED; encoded by the coding sequence ATGAAGACGATCGACGAACTCCTCGCCGACGGGGTCGCGGGCAAGCGGGTCTTCGTCCGCGCCGACCTCAACGTGCCGCTGGACGGCACCACCATCACCGACGACGGCCGCATCCGCGCCGTGCTGCCCACCGTCAAGGCCCTCGCCGAGGCCGGCGCCCGCGTGGTCGTCGCCTCCCACCTCGGCCGGCCCAAGGGCGCCCCGGACCCGGCCTTCTCGCTGGCCCCGGCCGCCGCCCGGCTCGGTGAACTCCTCGGCGCCGACGTCACGTTCGCCACCGACACCGTCGGCGAGTCCGCCACGTCCACCGTCGCCGGCCTCGCCGACGGCCAGGTCGCCGTCATCGAGAACCTGCGCTTCAACGCGGGCGAGACCAGCAAGGACGACGCCGAGCGGGACGCCTTCGCCGGGCAGCTCGCCGCCCTCGCCGACGTCTACGTGGGCGACGGCTTCGGCGCCGTGCACCGCAAGCACGCCTCGGTCTTCGACCTGCCGAAGAAGCTCCCCCACTACGCCGGCTACCTCATCGCCACCGAGGTCGGCGTCCTGAAGAAGCTCACCGAGGACGTCAAGCGCCCGTACGTCGTCGCCCTCGGCGGCGCCAAGGTCTCCGACAAGCTCGCCGTCATCGACCAGCTCCTGGGCAAGGCCGACCGCCTCCTCATCGGCGGCGGCATGGCCTACACCTTCCTCAAGGCCAAGGGCCACGAGGTCGGCATCTCCCTCCTGCAGGAGGACCAGATCCCGGCCGTCAAGGAGTACCTGGAGCGCGCCGAGAAGAACGGCGTCGAGCTGGTCCTGCCGGTGGACGTCCTGGTCTCGCCCGAGTTCCCGGACCTGAAGGCCAAGGCCCCCACCCACTTCACCACCGTCGCCGCGGACGCCATCCCCGCCGACCAGGAGGGTCTGGACATCGGTCCCGAGACCCGCAAGCTGTACGCCTCGAAGCTCGCCGACGCGGCCACCGTCTTCTGGAACGGTCCGATGGGCGTCTTCGAGCACCCCGACTACGCCGAGGGCACCAAGGCGGTCGCCCAGGCCCTCATCGACTCCCCCGGCTTCACCGTGGTCGGCGGCGGCGACTCCGCCGCGGCCGTCCGCACGCTGGGCTTCGACGAGAAGGCCTCTTCCGGCGGAAAGTTCGATCACATCTCGACCGGTGGCGGCGCCTCCCTCGAATACCTCGAGGGCAAGACGCTCCCCGGCCTCGCCGCACTGGAGGACTGA